TGGTCGAAATCGAGCGGCCCGCGGTTGTCGAGCCGTTCGTTCCACAGGCTTTCAAACTCTTCGCAACGCACTGGGATACTCCTCGATTGCCTGACGCCGACGAAGCCGGTCGGCCAGTTCGCGGCGGCCCCGGTGAACCCAGGTCCGCACCGTCCCCACAGGCACATCGAGCGCCTGTGCAATCTCCACATAACTCAAATCGGCCTGATGAAATAGCAACAGCGCCTGACGATACTCGTCGCGCATCTGTCCCAGCGCCTGCCCTACTTCTTCGGAAAGCTGCCCGGCAGCGTGCGGATCGGCCGATCGGTCGACGAGTTGTTCAGGCTCGTCGAGCGTCGTCCCCCGCTTGGGTCGCGCCGCCAGGGCCGTCCGGCACCGGTTGGCGGCAATGGTCATCAGCCAGGGTAGGAACTCGCGGTCGGGATCCCAGCGGTCCAGGCTGCGCACCGCCCGGAGGAACGTCTCTTGCGCGACGTCCTCGGCATCGTGCGAGTTGCGCAGCATGCGCAGACAGAGGCCGAACACCTGCTGTTGATAGCGATCGACGAGCGCGCGGATCGCCCGCTGATCGCCCCGGCAGCATCGTTCGACCAGGCTGCGGAATTCGTCGGTCACCACGAGTTCTCGACGGACAAGTTCAGGCCGGCTGACGTAAGAAAATACCCCTATCCCCGCAGGAAAGTTTCAGCCTTGCTAGCGACAAACACCCCTCCCTTTCAGGGAGGGGCTGGGGGAGGGTAGCGGCGCTGCCAGCCAAAAACGCCCAATTCCAGTATCCGCGGAAAGCGGCGGGGTGCCAACTGGCTTGAAAACGGCCGGCCACAGTCCCCCCGGTCATTGACCGGGGGCTAAAGACGGTCCTATTTGGTCACGTCGTGAAAGATGTCGGCCAATTCGCGGGGCGAGACGTCTTCGAGCCGTTTGCCACGCTGGTCGAGCTTTTCGTTGACCTTGATGACGGTTTCCTGCATCTGTGAGTGCGTTTCGGCCGTGCCGCCGCAGAGCACGAAGTTCTCGCCGCGGGTCAGCCGCGTGATGTCATCGTTCTTGTCGAGACCCAGCCCCAACAGGGCGGCTCGCTTGGGACTCTTTTTGGCAGGTTTCTTGGGAACCATAGCTGAGTTGCCGCATCTAGCGACGTTTGACCCAAATACTCAACCGCCCGTGGCGGAACACCCCGCAGGACCACGGACCTAGGGCATTATACGCTCGCTAGGGTCGCGGCTATTGGGTTTATCGGCACGCCGGGCCGGGTTTATGCATTCTTCACGGCGTCGCGAACCGCCTGCCGGGCCAGCTTGAAGGCCGTAATCAGCACCTGGGCCCGCAGGTCCATCTGCTCGGACGACAAGCTGCGGTTGGTGGTGTTCTCGGGCAAGCCGGCAATGGCCAGGGTCAGCGGGATCAGGTCCATGAACTCGCGGTAGCGTCGCTTGATGGCTTCTTCTTCGGGATTCGACATGCCTGGGCCTCGTACTGCGTTGATGCTCGTCAGATGAGTTGGTTCGTCATGGTTCGCGCCTGGCTGCGAGATACGTAGGACGCCAACCAGGGCTCGATTACCGATTTCGGTGCATTTTGTTGAGCGCGTCGGCCGCCTTGTCGCGAGTGTTGTCGTTCGACGGCGGCGACTTGGCGGGCGAGGAAGATGGTTTCGCCTGGCCCCCTCCCGTCCCCAGGGCCGCGATCTCGTCGGGCGTAAGCTGCGCGGCGTAACGCGATGGGGCCGTGCCGGCATCGTCGCCGTTGAGCAAACTGTCAATGTCGAGGTCGTCGGCCCCTCCGGCACCGGCCATTCGCGCGGCTGCCTCTTCGACGCTGTTGACCTTGGGCTTTTTTGTGCCGGCCACGCGAATGATGATCTCGACGCCGAACTCAAGCGGCCCCACTCGGAATCGGTCCCCCGCCTTCAATGGTGACGACCCGCTCAATCGCTTGCCGTTCAAGAAGGTTCCCGTCGCACTGTCCAAGTCGACCAGCGTGGCCGCGCCGGGCTCGACTTGCACTTCGCAATGGGCTTCGGCAATGGCGTCGCTTTTGGCCCGCAACTGGCACGACGCATCGCGACCGATGCGGAACCGCGGGCCGGGCACCGCGATTTCCTGCCCGGCGCGCGTACCGGTCAACAACTTCAACTTGACTTGCATGGTGCTGGTCCGCTGCGTGCCGTCACCCAAGGCCAAAACTGCCGCTAAGACAATGGTAACAAGGGGGGAACGAGCCGTCAAAAACCGCGGGATACGCTGGTGGCCGCGGGTCATGCCGCTATTTTAATCGGCAGAGCGCCAATCGGCCAACCGGCAGAGTGAACCATTCGAGCGTGGCGGGTAGGATAATCGCATGGAACAAGAACACGCTGCGCCGTGCGAACATCTAGCCTTCATCTATCGCCACGAGATTGACCGAGGCAACCGCGTCGCCAAAGTCGTCCGTGCCGATGGCCCTAGCGGGCCATCGCGAATGTACTTCGCGAATCGGCTCAAAATCTGGGGTACACCAGCCACCGCTGACATTGGCCCCAGCGTTGCTTATTGGGACGCCCTTCCTGAGCTTGGCTTGACGGCTGATGAATGGGAAGCAATGGACAATCCGCCAACGTGTGACGCCGGATTTCGGTGCGAGGTTCACCAGCACATCATCGCCGGCCCAAGTCCTTAGAATCTAATTGCAAATCGACCGGGCGCGCCCTGGATCAAAGTGAACCAAAACCCGGGGAATGAAGCACTCGATAGGCTGTGAAATCGGGAGCCTAGCGACGCTGGTTCCAGGCGTCGTTGCCGAAGCGGTTGGCGACTTGGGCGGCGATTTGCTCCTGCTCGGCTGCGGTGAACGGCTCGATGGTTACTTGCAACCGACACGCCTCGGCCAGGCGAGGCAACCACGCCCGGGCCAGTTCGTCGGCCGAGAGTCGCGTGCCGCATAGGTCGTTAATGCCGGGCAGCTCGGGCGTGAACTCGCTGTGTGCCAACAGCACGCTGCCATGCTGGAGCACCACATCGCCCAGCCGGCGCTGCGCGCTGCCGGCCACCTTCTGGTCGCCAACTAAGACATCCCCTTCGGCGCGGCGCTGAAAGCATAAGAACGCCTCATTGCTCGGCGAAACCTTAGCCGGCGCGTGACAGAGCGTGGCCGTAACGCCCCACCCAGCCAGCGTCGCGATCAGCGAACCATGAGCCGCGTCGTACAACGCCTGGGTCGATGAGATCGAAGCCGCGGCGACGGGCATCGCCAGGCTGTACGTCAGCTCACGATCGTGCAGAATCGCGCCGCCGCCACTCGACCGGCGGACCCAGGCCACACGTTCACTGGCGGCGTGCCGGGCACGCTCGGCATGCTGCTGAAAATAACCGAGCGACAACGTCGCCGGCGACCACTGGTAGAACCGCAGCACGGCCCGACCGGCCGTCGCGGCATGCTCGGCCAGCCAATGGTCGGCCGTCATATTCCAAGCCCCGTCGTGCGCCGCGTCAAAGATCACACGAGCAGGAGTCATCGGAAATTCCGCCACGGAGGCACTGAGACACGGAGGTTTTCACGGAGAGGACTTTAAGGGGAAATAATGAATGCAGAGTGATGAGTGATAAATGGAGGGCCGAAGTGTACAGGCCTATGGCCCTGCGGCTAAGCCGGCAAGCGGACTTCAATTAACTTTCAACTTTCCGCACTCTCCTCTATCGCTCCCCTGCCCCGCTGCAATTCTCCTCCGTGCTAACCTCCGTGTCTCCGCGCCTCCGTGGCAAAAGTTTTTCAAGCGCACAGGACCGGCTTGCGCGCGGCGCGGACTTCGTCGGCCCGGCTCATCACGGTGCTGTGGGGCGCTTCGTGCAGCAGGTCAGCCGGCTCGTCGAGAATCTTGATGATCGCGTCGGCCAGGGCGTCGAGCGTTTCCTTGCTCTCGGTCTCGGTCGGCTCGATCATCATCGCCTCGCGCACCGTCAGCGGGAAGTAAATCGTCGGCGCGTGGAAGCCGTAGTCGAGTAACCGCTTGGCAATGTCCATGGCCGAGATGTCTTTCTCGGCCTTGGCCGTCGACGCGGTGGCGACGAACTCGTGCATGCAACGGTCCCCTTGCGGCACTGGCAGCACGTCCTTCAGCCGGCTGAGCAGATAGTTGGCGTTGAGCACGGCGTTCTCGCTGACCTGGCGCAGCCCTTCGGGGCCGTAGGTGCGCAAGTAGCAATAGGTGCGGACCAGCACGCCGACCTGGCCAAAGAAGGTCCGCACGCGGCCAATCGATTGCGGCCGGTCAAAGTCCAGCCGATACCGCTCCCCTTGCCTGGCGACCACGGGCGAGGGCAAGAACGGTTCGAGTTTGGCGGCCACGGCAATCGGCCCGGCCCCCGGCCCGCCGCCGCCGTGCGGCCCGCTGAACGTCTTATGCGGGTTGAAGTGCATCATGTCGGCGCCGACGTCGCCCGGCCGGCTGATGCCGAGGATGGCGTTCATGTTCGCGCCGTCCAGGTAGACCAGCCCGCCGGCCGCGTGGACCAGGTCGCACGCCCGGCGAATCTGCCGATCGAACATCCCCAGCGTGTTCGGATTGGTAATCATGAACACGGCGGCCTGGGCGTCGAGCTTGCTTTGCAAGTCGTCCAGGTCGACAAAGCCCGAGGCGTGGCTGCGCACGCCGACCGTCTCGAAGCCGGCGACCGCGGCGCTGGCCGGGTTGGTGCCGTGGGCTGTGTCGGGCACCAGCACGCGCGTGCGCTCTTGCCCGAGCGCGCGGAAGTGGGCGGCCGCGACCATCAGCGCGGTCATTTCGCCTTGCGCCCCGGCGGCTGGTTGCAGCGATACGGCTGGCAAACCCGAAATCTCGGCCAGCATTTGCTGCACGCTGTACAGCAGCTCGAGCAGCCCTTGCACCGTGTCGTCGGGCTGGTACGGATGCACATCAAGCATGCCGGGCAGCGACGCCAGGCGCTCGTTCCGTTTGGGGTTGTACTTCATCGTACACGAGCCGAGCGGATAGCAGTGGGTGTCGACCGACATGTTCAAGGTCGACAAGTTCGTGAAGTGGCGAATCACGTCGAACTCGGCCAGCTCGGGCAACTCGGGGGCTGCCGCGGCCAGATGCGCCGCCGGAACCAGCTCGCCCAGCGGGCGCACCGGCACGTCGCAGGCCGGCATCACGGCCGCGCGTCGACCTGGCTTGGACAATTCGAACAACGTCTGGGTCGCTTGTTGGTTACGCATGAGCCGTTCGAGTCGCTCCATGAGGCGTGGGAATGCAGTTGTCGGCGCTGGCCACGCCAGTCGTCTTTTGAGCACCGCTGGCGTGGAAGGCCGCGGCCAGCCGATCGATCTCGCAGCGTGTTCGCTTTTCGGTTACCGCCACCAGGACACAGTCGCTTAGTTCGGGATACCAGCGCCCCAGCGGCAGGCCGCCAAAGAAGCCGGCGTCGGCCGCCTGGGCCAAGAGCTGCTCGACGTTGTTTTCTGTGTCGCGGAGGACGAACTCCTTGAACACCGGCGCGTCAAAGGCCGGTTGCAACCGCCGACCCGCGGTCAGCGTCTGCTTGGCGTACGCGGCTTTCTGCAGGCACAACTCGCCCAGCTCGCGCAGGCCTTGCGGCCCCATCAGCGACAGATAAATCGTGGCTCGCAGCGCGAACAGCCCCTGGTTAGTGCAGATGTTGCTCGTGGCTTTCTCGCGGCGAATATGCTGCTCGCGTGTTTGCAGCGTTAGCACCCAGCAGCGGCGGCCGAGCCGATCGACCGTCTGGCCCGCGATGCGCCCCGGCAGTCGTCGCACGAAGTCTTCGCGACAGGCGATGATCCCCAAGTAAGGCCCACCAAACGCCAGCGGATTGCCAAGCGATTGTCCTTCGGCCACGACAATGTCCGCGCCGTAGCTACCCGGCCGGTTAAGCACACCCAGACTCAGTGGATCGACCGCCACGGCGAACACCGCGCCGGCCGCTTTGGCCGCGCGACCAATTGCCTCGACCTCCTCTAAACAACCGAAAAAGTTCGGCTGTTGAACTAGCACGCAAGCCGTCTCGGGTGTAATGGCCGCAGTCAATTGATCGAGCGACACCGTGCCATTTGGCGTTGCCACTGTAACGAGTTCGACGCCCAGGTCGCGCAGGTACGTGGCCAGGATTTGGCGATACTCGGGATGCACGCTGCCGGCTACGACGACGCGGCCACTGCGGCCGGTCACGGCCAGGCTCATCAACACCGCCTCGGCCGCGGCGCTGCCGCCGTCGTACAAGCTGGCGTTCGAGACGTCCATGCCCGTCAGCCGCGTGATCAGCGACTGATATTCGAAGAAGACCTGCAGGTTCCCCTGGCTGACCTCGGGCTGATACGGCGTGTACGAGGTGAAGAACTCGCCACGCGAAGCCAGGGCATCGACAGCCGCGGGGATGAAGTGGTCGTAGCTGCCGCCGCCGAGAAAGCAAACACTTTGCTGGCACGAGACATTGCGCCCGGCCAGTTGCTGCATGTGGGCGGTCAACTCTTGCTCGGTCAGCGCCGGGGGCAAGTCGAGCGGCCGATTCAGTTGGCAATCGGCCGGGATCATGGCGAACAATTCGTCGATCGACTTGGCGCCAATCGCGGCCAGCATCGCCTGCTGTTCCGCCGTGGTGTTGAGGATGTATGACATTCAGTAGTTTCGATGGGTGCTTACGAAGATTGTTCCACGTGTGAGGCCCGCTTGCGGTTTAGCCGCCGGGCCACAGGCCCGCGCGCCAAGCTAAAAAACGCGAAGCACCAATGTCCAATGACCAATGTCCAAAACGACGGACTTCTTACTCACTTGGTCATTGGTGCTTGGACATTGAGGCATTCTTTCTAGTGCCCCTCCTCGGCGCACTGCTTTTCATAGGCCGCCGGGGCGAGCAGGTTCTTCAGCTCTCCTTCGTTACTGAGGCGGACCTGAATCAGCCAGCCCTTGCCGTACGGGTCGTCCTTAAGCGCATCGAGTTGATCGACGACGCCCTCGTGGACCGCGACGATTTCGCCGCTGATCGGGCTGTACAGATCGCTGACCGCTTTGACCGATTCGATTTCGCCGAACGGTTCGCCAGCCTTGAGCTGGCGACCCTTCTTCGGCAACTCGACGTGGACCAGATCGGTCAGAGCCTGGAGCGCGAAGTCCGACACGCCCACGGTCGCCACACGTCCGCCGTCGGCCTGAGGTTCGACGCGCAGCCATTCGTGCGTCTTGGCAAAGAGCAAATTCGCAGGGGTCACACGATTCTCCTTGGTTGATTGCCACGACGACTCAACCGCCGCGGCAAGATGCAGCCTCACGACGGACGACGATAAAACGGCAGCTTCACAATCTCGGCCGGGACCAACGTGCCGCGGATGTCGATCTCGACCGCGGCGCCGACGGTGGCGTGGCCCGTTTCCAGGTAAGCCATCGCCAGCGGGCGATCGAACGTCGGCGAGAAGGTGCCGCTGGTGACGCATCCTACCGACTTGCCCCCGGCCAGCACCGTGGCCCCCTCGCGCGCGGCTCGTTTACCGGAAAGTTGCAGCCCCACGCGGCGAGGCTTGTTCGGATCGGTGCGCAGCGTCGTCAGCGTTTCGCTGCCAACAAAACGCCCCTTGTCGAATTTCACCGCCCAGTTCAGGCCAGCCTGGAAGGGATTGATCGTTTCGTCGAGTTCATGCCCGTACAGGGGCATGCCCGCTTCCAGTCG
The DNA window shown above is from Planctomycetota bacterium and carries:
- a CDS encoding sigma-70 family RNA polymerase sigma factor, with protein sequence MTDEFRSLVERCCRGDQRAIRALVDRYQQQVFGLCLRMLRNSHDAEDVAQETFLRAVRSLDRWDPDREFLPWLMTIAANRCRTALAARPKRGTTLDEPEQLVDRSADPHAAGQLSEEVGQALGQMRDEYRQALLLFHQADLSYVEIAQALDVPVGTVRTWVHRGRRELADRLRRRQAIEEYPSALRRV
- a CDS encoding FHA domain-containing protein — translated: MQVKLKLLTGTRAGQEIAVPGPRFRIGRDASCQLRAKSDAIAEAHCEVQVEPGAATLVDLDSATGTFLNGKRLSGSSPLKAGDRFRVGPLEFGVEIIIRVAGTKKPKVNSVEEAAARMAGAGGADDLDIDSLLNGDDAGTAPSRYAAQLTPDEIAALGTGGGQAKPSSSPAKSPPSNDNTRDKAADALNKMHRNR
- a CDS encoding lipoate--protein ligase family protein: MTPARVIFDAAHDGAWNMTADHWLAEHAATAGRAVLRFYQWSPATLSLGYFQQHAERARHAASERVAWVRRSSGGGAILHDRELTYSLAMPVAAASISSTQALYDAAHGSLIATLAGWGVTATLCHAPAKVSPSNEAFLCFQRRAEGDVLVGDQKVAGSAQRRLGDVVLQHGSVLLAHSEFTPELPGINDLCGTRLSADELARAWLPRLAEACRLQVTIEPFTAAEQEQIAAQVANRFGNDAWNQRR
- the gcvPB gene encoding aminomethyl-transferring glycine dehydrogenase subunit GcvPB, giving the protein MRNQQATQTLFELSKPGRRAAVMPACDVPVRPLGELVPAAHLAAAAPELPELAEFDVIRHFTNLSTLNMSVDTHCYPLGSCTMKYNPKRNERLASLPGMLDVHPYQPDDTVQGLLELLYSVQQMLAEISGLPAVSLQPAAGAQGEMTALMVAAAHFRALGQERTRVLVPDTAHGTNPASAAVAGFETVGVRSHASGFVDLDDLQSKLDAQAAVFMITNPNTLGMFDRQIRRACDLVHAAGGLVYLDGANMNAILGISRPGDVGADMMHFNPHKTFSGPHGGGGPGAGPIAVAAKLEPFLPSPVVARQGERYRLDFDRPQSIGRVRTFFGQVGVLVRTYCYLRTYGPEGLRQVSENAVLNANYLLSRLKDVLPVPQGDRCMHEFVATASTAKAEKDISAMDIAKRLLDYGFHAPTIYFPLTVREAMMIEPTETESKETLDALADAIIKILDEPADLLHEAPHSTVMSRADEVRAARKPVLCA
- the gcvPA gene encoding aminomethyl-transferring glycine dehydrogenase subunit GcvPA — encoded protein: MSYILNTTAEQQAMLAAIGAKSIDELFAMIPADCQLNRPLDLPPALTEQELTAHMQQLAGRNVSCQQSVCFLGGGSYDHFIPAAVDALASRGEFFTSYTPYQPEVSQGNLQVFFEYQSLITRLTGMDVSNASLYDGGSAAAEAVLMSLAVTGRSGRVVVAGSVHPEYRQILATYLRDLGVELVTVATPNGTVSLDQLTAAITPETACVLVQQPNFFGCLEEVEAIGRAAKAAGAVFAVAVDPLSLGVLNRPGSYGADIVVAEGQSLGNPLAFGGPYLGIIACREDFVRRLPGRIAGQTVDRLGRRCWVLTLQTREQHIRREKATSNICTNQGLFALRATIYLSLMGPQGLRELGELCLQKAAYAKQTLTAGRRLQPAFDAPVFKEFVLRDTENNVEQLLAQAADAGFFGGLPLGRWYPELSDCVLVAVTEKRTRCEIDRLAAAFHASGAQKTTGVASADNCIPTPHGATRTAHA
- the gcvH gene encoding glycine cleavage system protein GcvH; translated protein: MTPANLLFAKTHEWLRVEPQADGGRVATVGVSDFALQALTDLVHVELPKKGRQLKAGEPFGEIESVKAVSDLYSPISGEIVAVHEGVVDQLDALKDDPYGKGWLIQVRLSNEGELKNLLAPAAYEKQCAEEGH